The proteins below come from a single Cupriavidus pauculus genomic window:
- a CDS encoding branched-chain amino acid ABC transporter permease, translated as MTSLQGKAGWALLLAIAIAFPLCVPNSYFITVTTLAFIYAIATLGLNLLTGYTGQLNLAHGGFMAIGAYTLGILTVDHGVPFWAAFALSGCVCMAAGCVIGAVSLRLKGHYFAIFTMCIGYIIYLLIEKWESLTHGTVGLIGIPVPASIGPVAFDSVTAQYYLVLAFLVVGTFLMHRIVTSLLGRSLMAVRNSDVLAEALGIDLMRTKMLSFVLSVGYAGFAGALYAGQVRFLGPDIARTDLTFDMVMAMLVGGTGTLLGPLLGSVLVPWVTQTLQFLQDYRMLVFGPVLVLLIIFFPEGIVGAYLARRARRAAALRRASARDAREGGDRHAAAARRPMTTRPGADHA; from the coding sequence ATGACATCACTGCAAGGCAAGGCCGGCTGGGCCCTGCTGCTGGCCATCGCCATCGCGTTTCCGCTGTGCGTGCCCAACAGCTACTTCATCACCGTGACGACGCTCGCGTTCATCTATGCCATCGCCACGCTGGGCCTGAACCTGCTGACCGGCTATACCGGCCAGCTCAACCTCGCGCACGGCGGCTTCATGGCCATCGGCGCGTACACGCTCGGCATCCTCACCGTCGATCACGGCGTGCCGTTCTGGGCCGCGTTCGCGCTCTCGGGCTGCGTCTGCATGGCGGCGGGATGCGTGATCGGCGCGGTATCGCTGCGGCTCAAGGGCCATTACTTCGCGATCTTCACGATGTGCATCGGCTACATCATCTACCTGCTGATCGAGAAATGGGAGTCGCTCACGCACGGCACGGTCGGCCTGATCGGCATTCCGGTGCCCGCGTCCATCGGACCGGTCGCTTTCGACAGCGTCACCGCGCAGTACTACCTCGTGCTGGCCTTCCTCGTCGTGGGCACCTTCCTCATGCATCGCATCGTCACGTCGCTGCTCGGCCGCAGCCTGATGGCCGTACGCAACAGCGACGTGCTTGCCGAAGCGCTGGGCATCGACCTGATGCGCACCAAGATGCTGTCGTTCGTGCTGTCGGTGGGCTACGCGGGATTCGCGGGCGCGCTCTACGCGGGACAGGTGCGTTTTCTCGGCCCCGATATCGCGCGCACCGACCTTACGTTCGACATGGTCATGGCGATGCTCGTCGGCGGCACCGGCACGCTGCTCGGGCCGCTGCTCGGCTCCGTGCTCGTGCCGTGGGTCACGCAGACGCTGCAGTTCCTGCAGGACTACCGCATGCTGGTGTTCGGGCCGGTGCTGGTGCTGCTGATCATCTTCTTCCCCGAAGGCATCGTGGGTGCGTATCTGGCCCGCCGCGCCAGGCGCGCGGCCGCGTTGCGGCGCGCATCGGCACGCGACGCCCGCGAGGGGGGAGACCGGCACGCAGCCGCCGCGCGCCGCCCCATGACGACCCGCCCGGGAGCCGACCATGCTTGA
- a CDS encoding branched-chain amino acid ABC transporter permease, with product MALFFQQFLNGLTLGGVYSLVALGLTLVYGILHVPNFAHGAFYMAGAYVSYFLMTSYGVNYWLAMLAAAGAVACLSMLADRLVFHPLRNAPEVHDMIAAIGILLFLEAGAQALWGAEFHRMPTPYGQMVELFGLTAPMQRLLIIAAAFGLMVLLHLFLTRTVTGSTIVAMAQNREGAALVGIDATRVTLLVFAISGALAAVAATLYAPINLVYPSMGNLVITKAFVIIILGGMGSIPGAIVGGLIIGMAESFGGFYVSTDYKDIIAFLLLVLILSVRPQGLFAGRMA from the coding sequence GTGGCTTTGTTCTTTCAGCAGTTCCTCAACGGGCTCACACTCGGCGGCGTGTATAGCCTGGTGGCACTGGGCCTCACGCTGGTCTACGGCATCCTGCACGTGCCGAACTTCGCGCATGGTGCGTTCTACATGGCCGGCGCGTATGTGTCCTACTTCCTGATGACGTCGTATGGCGTCAACTACTGGCTGGCGATGCTCGCGGCAGCCGGCGCCGTGGCATGCCTCTCGATGCTGGCGGACCGGCTCGTGTTCCATCCGCTGCGCAACGCGCCGGAAGTGCACGACATGATCGCGGCCATCGGCATCCTGCTCTTTCTCGAAGCCGGCGCGCAGGCGCTATGGGGCGCGGAGTTCCATCGCATGCCGACGCCCTACGGGCAAATGGTGGAACTATTCGGCTTGACCGCGCCGATGCAGCGGCTGCTGATCATCGCCGCGGCGTTCGGGCTCATGGTGCTGCTGCATCTGTTCCTGACGCGCACGGTCACCGGGTCCACCATCGTGGCGATGGCGCAGAACCGCGAAGGCGCCGCACTGGTCGGCATCGACGCGACGCGCGTCACGCTGCTGGTGTTCGCGATCTCGGGCGCGCTGGCCGCGGTGGCCGCCACGCTCTATGCGCCGATCAACCTCGTTTATCCGAGCATGGGCAACCTAGTGATCACCAAGGCGTTCGTGATCATCATCCTCGGCGGCATGGGCAGCATTCCCGGCGCCATCGTCGGCGGCCTGATCATCGGCATGGCCGAAAGCTTCGGTGGCTTCTACGTGTCCACCGACTACAAGGACATCATCGCCTTCCTGCTGCTCGTGCTGATTCTCTCGGTACGCCCGCAGGGATTGTTTGCCGGCCGCATGGCCTGA
- a CDS encoding ABC transporter substrate-binding protein has translation MKVKTVAAALAALLATVPAFAQEVVKLGYTGPLSGGAALYGKNVLSGVQMAVDEINATNPEIGGKKVKFEVVALDDKYAPAEAAINARRLVQQHKVPAVFVPHSGGIFALQAFNEQEKFLVMAYSSVPRITDAGNKLTIRIPPAYTGYIDPFVKAQMKRYGKNVALVPADHDYAKAWVQAFVPAWEGAGGKVVGNNPMSYTKATDFYTGVSRAIADKPDVMFIGGPSEPTALVVKQARELGFKGGFIIMDQAKMDEMAKVTNGLAMLEGSIGVMPLVSDARPVTQAYNTRYRKSHDNKDATTEMSLNYTAVYALVGAMKLANSTSDATAIRAKMADAFKALPKDANPNEVEGLDARGGTVADTVVGWVQNGKIQPVRLSELAK, from the coding sequence ATGAAGGTCAAGACCGTTGCCGCCGCGCTGGCGGCCCTGCTGGCGACCGTGCCGGCATTCGCGCAGGAAGTCGTCAAGCTCGGCTATACGGGCCCGCTCTCCGGCGGCGCCGCGCTGTATGGCAAGAACGTGCTCTCCGGCGTGCAGATGGCCGTCGACGAGATCAATGCCACCAACCCCGAGATCGGCGGAAAGAAAGTGAAGTTCGAAGTCGTCGCGCTCGACGACAAGTACGCGCCGGCCGAAGCCGCGATCAATGCGCGTCGCCTGGTCCAGCAGCACAAGGTGCCGGCCGTGTTCGTGCCGCACTCGGGCGGCATCTTCGCGCTGCAGGCATTCAACGAACAGGAGAAGTTCCTGGTCATGGCGTACTCGAGCGTGCCGCGCATTACCGATGCCGGCAACAAGCTGACCATCCGCATCCCGCCCGCGTACACGGGCTATATCGATCCGTTCGTCAAGGCGCAGATGAAGCGATACGGGAAGAACGTCGCGCTGGTGCCGGCCGATCACGACTACGCCAAGGCGTGGGTGCAGGCCTTCGTGCCCGCATGGGAAGGCGCGGGCGGGAAGGTCGTCGGCAACAATCCGATGTCGTACACCAAGGCCACGGATTTCTACACGGGCGTCTCGCGCGCCATCGCGGACAAGCCCGACGTGATGTTTATCGGCGGCCCGTCGGAGCCGACCGCGCTGGTGGTCAAGCAGGCGCGCGAGCTCGGCTTCAAGGGTGGCTTCATCATCATGGATCAGGCCAAGATGGACGAGATGGCCAAGGTCACCAACGGCCTGGCGATGCTCGAAGGCTCGATCGGCGTCATGCCGCTCGTCAGCGACGCGCGTCCCGTCACGCAGGCGTACAACACGCGCTATCGCAAATCGCACGACAACAAGGACGCCACCACCGAGATGTCGCTGAACTACACCGCGGTGTATGCGCTGGTCGGCGCCATGAAGCTCGCCAACAGCACCAGCGACGCCACGGCAATCCGCGCGAAGATGGCCGACGCGTTCAAGGCGCTGCCGAAGGACGCGAACCCGAACGAGGTGGAAGGCCTCGACGCCAGGGGCGGCACCGTCGCCGATACCGTGGTGGGCTGGGTGCAGAACGGCAAGATCCAGCCCGTGCGGCTGTCGGAGCTCGCAAAGTAA
- a CDS encoding IclR family transcriptional regulator — translation MKRSTSIPQPVDAALVSGETVCPIDDGDRNFVGALARGLELLRAFGPGDDYLGNAELSRRTGIPRPTVSRLTYTLASLGYLVYVESHEKYRVGQGALLPAHRYLSGAGIRDVAQPLMQSLAFATGCTVALAAPDRHDMLYLEACQPRGGLVMRLTPGSRLPMASSAIGRAWLAGLDPARRAAVLAELERFYGARWPALRTKLDRTLREYARRGFCVAHAEWDRSVSGVAAPVRLEDGTEVLSINIGGASTRLSPEILETNLGPRIRELAHTLEQRLWHHAA, via the coding sequence ATGAAGCGATCCACTTCGATTCCGCAGCCTGTAGACGCGGCCCTCGTGTCCGGCGAGACCGTATGTCCCATCGACGATGGCGACCGCAATTTCGTCGGCGCGCTCGCGCGCGGGCTCGAACTGCTGCGCGCCTTCGGGCCCGGCGACGACTACCTCGGCAATGCCGAGCTGTCGCGCCGCACGGGCATTCCGCGGCCCACTGTCTCGCGCCTGACCTATACGCTCGCGAGCCTCGGCTACCTCGTCTACGTGGAGAGCCACGAGAAATACCGCGTGGGGCAGGGCGCGCTGCTGCCCGCGCATCGCTATCTGTCGGGCGCGGGCATTCGCGATGTCGCGCAGCCGCTGATGCAGTCGCTCGCATTCGCCACGGGATGCACGGTCGCGCTGGCCGCGCCCGACCGCCACGACATGCTCTACCTCGAGGCCTGCCAGCCGCGCGGCGGCCTCGTCATGCGACTCACGCCGGGCTCGCGGCTGCCGATGGCGAGCTCGGCCATCGGCCGCGCCTGGCTTGCCGGACTCGACCCCGCGCGGCGCGCGGCGGTACTCGCCGAACTGGAACGGTTCTACGGCGCGCGCTGGCCCGCGCTGCGTACGAAACTCGACCGCACGCTGCGCGAGTACGCGCGGCGCGGGTTCTGCGTGGCGCATGCGGAGTGGGACCGTTCGGTCAGCGGTGTGGCGGCGCCCGTGCGGCTGGAAGATGGCACCGAGGTGCTGTCCATCAATATCGGCGGCGCATCGACACGGCTATCGCCCGAGATTCTCGAGACCAATCTCGGCCCGCGCATCCGCGAGCTCGCACATACGCTGGAGCAACGGCTCTGGCACCACGCGGCCTGA
- a CDS encoding ABC transporter ATP-binding protein, giving the protein MLEIRNLTKTFGGLTAVSDVSVTFEAGQINAIIGPNGAGKTTFFNLIAGTHAPTSGQIAFKGTDIAGQRADRIARLGLARTFQATALFDRATVLDNLIVGHRLRTQSGLADVLLHTRRWREEEARCRDKAEAALDFVGLSHLAHELAGDITQEARKRVAFALAWTTDPELLLLDEPAGGVNPEETVGLSELIRKMVRHGKTVCLIEHKMDMIMRIADKIMVLNYGQKIAEGTPAQIQRDPVVIEAYLGADHAAA; this is encoded by the coding sequence ATGCTTGAAATCCGCAACCTGACGAAAACGTTCGGCGGGCTGACCGCGGTCAGCGATGTCTCGGTGACGTTCGAAGCCGGGCAGATCAACGCGATCATCGGCCCGAACGGCGCCGGCAAGACGACGTTCTTCAACCTGATCGCGGGCACGCATGCGCCGACGTCGGGCCAGATCGCGTTCAAGGGCACCGACATCGCCGGGCAGCGCGCGGACCGGATCGCCCGCCTGGGCCTGGCGCGCACGTTTCAGGCCACCGCGCTGTTCGATCGCGCCACCGTGCTGGACAACCTGATCGTCGGCCACCGGCTGCGCACGCAGTCGGGACTGGCCGATGTGCTGCTGCACACGCGGCGCTGGCGCGAGGAGGAAGCGCGCTGCCGCGACAAGGCCGAGGCCGCGCTCGACTTCGTCGGCCTCTCGCACCTCGCGCACGAACTGGCTGGCGACATCACGCAGGAAGCGCGCAAGCGCGTGGCGTTCGCGCTCGCGTGGACCACCGATCCGGAACTGCTGCTGCTCGACGAGCCGGCCGGCGGCGTCAACCCCGAGGAGACGGTCGGCCTGTCCGAGCTTATCCGCAAGATGGTGCGCCATGGCAAGACGGTCTGCCTGATCGAACACAAGATGGACATGATCATGCGCATTGCCGACAAGATCATGGTGCTCAACTACGGCCAGAAGATCGCCGAGGGCACGCCCGCGCAGATCCAGCGCGACCCCGTCGTCATCGAAGCCTACCTCGGAGCCGACCATGCTGCAGCTTGA
- a CDS encoding SDR family oxidoreductase has translation MEIRRKRVVVTGGGSGIGEALAAQFVAKGACAVAVVDIDLSRAAAVAGVLRTKYPHCDVSAHRVDVGSQEAVQSMVDAVTKRFGGIDIFCSNAGVMVRKGLETTDVEWRQTWGVNVMGHVHAANSVMPQMLERGSGYFVNTVSAAGLLSQIGSASYSMTKHAAIGFAEWLSIAYHDRGIRVSCLCPQGVRTPMLLGKDGTRKGFLQAGALDPERVAELTIDGIRAERFLILPHEEVLEYYRRKGQDYDRWLSGMRRLKDRVEEEFGHGI, from the coding sequence ATGGAGATTCGTCGCAAACGCGTGGTCGTGACCGGGGGTGGCTCCGGGATTGGCGAGGCGCTGGCCGCGCAGTTCGTGGCCAAGGGCGCGTGCGCCGTCGCGGTGGTCGATATCGACCTGTCCCGCGCGGCGGCGGTCGCCGGTGTCCTGAGGACCAAGTATCCGCATTGCGACGTGAGCGCCCATCGCGTCGACGTCGGCAGTCAGGAGGCCGTGCAGTCGATGGTCGATGCGGTGACGAAGCGCTTCGGCGGCATCGACATATTCTGCTCGAATGCCGGCGTCATGGTGCGAAAGGGGCTGGAAACCACCGACGTCGAGTGGCGGCAGACCTGGGGCGTCAACGTGATGGGGCACGTGCATGCGGCGAATTCGGTCATGCCGCAGATGCTCGAGCGCGGCAGCGGTTATTTCGTCAACACGGTGTCGGCGGCGGGACTGCTGTCGCAGATCGGTTCCGCGTCGTACTCGATGACCAAGCATGCGGCGATCGGCTTTGCCGAGTGGCTGTCGATCGCATACCATGATCGCGGTATCCGCGTCAGCTGTCTTTGTCCGCAAGGCGTGCGCACGCCCATGCTGCTCGGCAAGGACGGCACGCGCAAGGGCTTCCTGCAGGCGGGCGCGCTCGATCCGGAGAGGGTGGCGGAGCTGACGATCGACGGCATTCGCGCCGAACGCTTTCTGATCCTGCCGCACGAGGAAGTCCTCGAATACTACCGCCGCAAGGGACAGGACTACGATCGCTGGCTGAGCGGCATGCGCCGGCTGAAGGACAGGGTGGAAGAGGAGTTCGGCCACGGCATCTGA
- a CDS encoding autotransporter outer membrane beta-barrel domain-containing protein yields the protein MASTRKETTLSALCRGILLAPSLALSLPSSIAEAAAIAVTDGSTQTVDGGTYDGTLRDPALLAANRGSTLVANGVSASSTNTSAVIANNSGVIRLTTSAVQAATANALQATHQGRIEATDVNVQALAANGSGADAERGGHISVTGTIVSGGTGLLAADLGSIRSGADITTSGESAFGAYTAGNGARITLIGGTITTSGARAHGVFATGVDTRIEGTANIVTSGIGAVGAVAEYGGTIDLSGASIRTTGTQANGVTATGTTGRLSLADSTVVTSGIGADAAATLGNGTLSIVRSTLRATGIDAAALRLRGGGTVELHDTTLVSTQASTIMAGSGTTNVSLYNSVATTNNGTWLDVRALDPTMPAVANILVDGSTIRGAAVTDAANVPATSNVTLRNAQWTLTGDSAVTTLTNAGSTIQFAPAAGGFRTLQVANYAGSHGTLALNTYLGADGSPSDRLLVNGGTASGNSLLRIANAGGPGSVTTGDGILVVGTANGGTTAPGAFALGAPAVGGPYEYTLYRGSLDGTQPDNWYLRSFLSCTDPNVPAPPCPAPPTPPQPRYRPEVSLYAAIPSAALQFGRTLIDSFHERAGDQAMLRGRTDLASRAGPGGAWGRLIGMRGSRDGAANGIYGSGPSYDYSFTGAQIGMDLWRRAGETGHRDTAGAYAAIGRASVDVTNFDGQGAGKDTLDGYTFGGYWTHYGPGDWYVDGVLQYTWYDVQANGNRGLPELSTNGFAIATAAEGGLPVRIGTDWVVEPQAQMVYQWVNLHDATDAGARIAFSDAQSLAGRLGVRLARTWTRGSAAAPREVTAWARVSAWHEFLGDPKTRFSSSLGSIPFRADTAGSWGEIKLGVTGEVARNAFVFVSVGYQRGFDGSREAWDGKIGVRVNW from the coding sequence ATGGCATCGACAAGAAAAGAAACCACGCTCTCCGCGCTGTGCCGCGGCATCTTGCTGGCACCTTCGCTGGCACTGTCACTGCCATCGTCGATCGCCGAGGCCGCCGCGATTGCCGTCACCGACGGATCGACGCAGACCGTCGATGGCGGGACCTACGACGGCACGCTGAGAGACCCCGCCCTGCTTGCCGCGAACCGGGGCAGCACGCTCGTTGCCAATGGCGTCAGCGCCAGCAGTACCAACACGAGCGCCGTCATCGCCAACAACAGCGGCGTGATCCGACTGACCACTTCCGCCGTGCAGGCCGCCACCGCCAATGCGTTGCAGGCCACGCATCAGGGCCGCATCGAGGCCACCGACGTCAACGTGCAGGCCCTGGCGGCGAATGGCAGTGGCGCCGATGCCGAGCGAGGCGGCCATATCTCCGTCACGGGCACCATCGTATCGGGCGGCACGGGCCTGCTTGCCGCCGATCTCGGCTCCATCCGCAGCGGCGCCGATATCACCACCAGCGGCGAGAGCGCGTTCGGCGCCTACACGGCAGGCAACGGTGCGCGCATCACGCTGATTGGCGGCACGATCACGACGTCCGGCGCACGCGCCCACGGGGTCTTCGCCACGGGCGTGGACACCCGCATCGAGGGCACCGCGAATATCGTCACGAGCGGGATCGGCGCGGTGGGAGCGGTCGCGGAGTACGGCGGCACTATCGACCTGAGCGGCGCCAGCATCCGGACCACCGGCACGCAAGCCAACGGCGTCACCGCCACAGGGACCACCGGCCGGCTGTCGCTCGCCGACTCGACGGTCGTCACCTCGGGCATCGGCGCCGATGCCGCCGCGACGCTGGGCAACGGCACCCTGTCGATCGTCCGCAGCACGCTGCGCGCCACCGGCATCGATGCCGCCGCGCTGCGCCTGCGCGGCGGCGGTACGGTCGAGCTGCACGACACGACGCTCGTCAGCACACAGGCCAGCACGATCATGGCGGGCAGCGGCACCACCAACGTTTCGCTGTACAACAGCGTGGCCACGACGAACAACGGCACGTGGCTCGACGTTCGCGCGCTGGACCCGACGATGCCGGCGGTGGCGAATATCCTTGTGGACGGCTCGACGATCCGCGGCGCGGCGGTCACCGACGCGGCCAACGTGCCCGCCACGTCCAATGTCACGCTGCGCAATGCCCAGTGGACCTTGACCGGCGACTCGGCCGTGACCACCCTGACCAACGCGGGCAGCACCATCCAGTTCGCGCCGGCAGCCGGCGGCTTTCGGACGCTGCAGGTCGCGAACTATGCCGGCAGCCATGGCACGCTGGCGCTCAACACCTATCTGGGCGCGGACGGATCGCCGTCGGACCGGTTGCTCGTCAATGGCGGTACGGCATCCGGCAATTCGCTGCTGCGCATCGCCAATGCAGGCGGCCCGGGCAGCGTCACCACGGGCGACGGCATTCTGGTCGTCGGCACGGCCAACGGCGGCACCACCGCGCCCGGCGCGTTCGCGCTCGGCGCGCCCGCGGTCGGCGGTCCGTACGAATACACGCTCTACCGCGGCAGCCTCGATGGCACCCAGCCCGACAACTGGTACCTGCGCTCGTTCCTGTCCTGCACCGACCCCAACGTACCCGCCCCGCCCTGCCCGGCGCCCCCCACGCCCCCGCAGCCGCGCTATCGGCCCGAGGTCTCGCTCTACGCCGCCATCCCGTCCGCCGCGCTGCAGTTCGGCCGCACGCTCATCGACTCGTTCCACGAACGTGCCGGCGACCAGGCAATGCTGCGCGGACGCACGGACCTCGCATCGCGCGCGGGACCGGGCGGCGCGTGGGGCCGGCTCATCGGCATGCGCGGCTCGCGCGATGGCGCCGCCAATGGCATCTACGGCAGCGGCCCCAGCTACGACTACAGCTTCACGGGCGCGCAGATCGGCATGGACCTGTGGCGCCGCGCGGGCGAGACCGGTCATCGCGATACGGCCGGTGCATATGCGGCCATCGGCCGCGCGAGCGTCGATGTGACCAACTTCGATGGCCAGGGCGCCGGCAAGGATACGCTCGACGGCTACACGTTCGGGGGGTACTGGACCCACTATGGCCCCGGCGACTGGTATGTGGATGGCGTGCTGCAGTACACGTGGTACGACGTGCAGGCCAACGGCAATCGCGGCCTGCCCGAGCTCTCGACCAACGGCTTTGCCATCGCCACGGCCGCCGAGGGGGGCTTGCCCGTGCGGATCGGCACGGACTGGGTGGTCGAACCGCAGGCGCAGATGGTGTACCAGTGGGTCAACCTGCACGATGCGACCGATGCCGGGGCTCGCATCGCGTTCAGCGACGCGCAGTCGCTGGCCGGCCGCCTCGGCGTGCGCCTCGCGCGCACGTGGACGCGCGGGAGCGCGGCCGCGCCGCGCGAAGTCACCGCATGGGCGCGCGTGAGTGCATGGCACGAGTTTCTCGGCGATCCGAAGACGCGGTTCTCGTCCTCGCTCGGCAGCATTCCGTTCCGCGCCGACACCGCGGGCTCGTGGGGCGAGATCAAGCTGGGCGTGACCGGCGAGGTCGCGCGCAATGCGTTCGTGTTCGTGAGCGTGGGATATCAGCGCGGCTTCGACGGTTCACGCGAGGCGTGGGACGGCAAGATCGGCGTGCGCGTGAACTGGTAA
- a CDS encoding methyl-accepting chemotaxis protein yields the protein MLKNLSIRTGLSMVTALFLALVLIVGACAFVALQRSGNALNAMYKQDMVAMTALGRSSEMLLRCRSAKNRYQTLTGDGQDAAAAKQLAAAREYCAESQKEWDAFAAVPATGEGKTLLDDANAKHKAMMEKGIMPEFGALEAKDFDGYTRIQLEFSSPLYKQVDELSKPLQRYTALRAQERHAAAEHDTRIVNIVLGLCALAALVISLALRAAMTRLVVKPIASMAEDMARIAGGDLRASTHSTHGQDAYGDNEIGTLQRALASMQHELSDTVRHIRQSADTITGAAAEIASGNMDLSARTEQQAASLEETAASMEQISGTVKLNADNALHAATLANDASDKATQGSEVVSRVISTMDEISQSSAKIADIIAIIEGIAFQTNILALNAAVEAARAGEQGRGFAVVAGEVRSLAQRSSTAAKEIKELIDRSVDRVHAGSGYVQQAGVAMNDVTQAVHNVTQIMREISTASAEQSRGIGQVATAVTQMDGVTQQNAALVEEAAAAARSLDEQARMLKDVLSTFVVDEASRAKTSRAHPQLAAPRLHALAH from the coding sequence ATGCTGAAGAACCTTTCGATCCGCACCGGACTGTCGATGGTGACAGCCCTCTTCCTCGCGCTCGTGCTCATCGTGGGCGCCTGCGCATTCGTGGCGTTGCAACGCTCGGGCAACGCGCTCAACGCGATGTACAAGCAGGACATGGTCGCCATGACCGCGCTGGGCCGCAGCTCCGAGATGCTGCTGCGCTGCCGCTCCGCCAAGAACCGCTACCAGACGCTGACCGGCGACGGTCAGGATGCCGCCGCGGCCAAGCAGCTGGCCGCCGCGCGCGAGTACTGCGCCGAATCGCAGAAGGAATGGGACGCCTTTGCGGCCGTGCCGGCCACCGGCGAAGGCAAGACGCTGCTCGACGACGCCAACGCCAAGCACAAGGCGATGATGGAGAAGGGCATCATGCCCGAGTTCGGTGCACTGGAGGCCAAGGACTTCGATGGGTACACGCGTATCCAGCTCGAGTTCAGCAGCCCGCTCTACAAGCAGGTGGACGAGCTGTCGAAGCCGCTGCAGCGCTATACGGCCTTGCGCGCGCAGGAGCGCCACGCGGCAGCCGAGCATGACACGCGCATCGTCAATATCGTGCTGGGCCTCTGCGCGCTGGCCGCGCTGGTCATCAGCCTGGCGCTGCGCGCGGCGATGACGCGCCTGGTCGTCAAGCCCATCGCCTCGATGGCGGAGGACATGGCCCGCATCGCCGGTGGCGACCTGCGTGCCTCGACGCACTCCACGCACGGCCAGGACGCCTACGGCGACAACGAGATCGGGACGCTGCAGCGCGCGCTGGCCAGCATGCAGCACGAGCTGTCCGATACCGTGCGCCATATCCGCCAATCCGCCGACACGATCACGGGCGCCGCCGCGGAGATCGCCAGCGGCAATATGGACCTGTCCGCGCGCACCGAGCAGCAGGCGGCCTCGCTCGAGGAAACCGCCGCGAGCATGGAGCAGATCAGCGGTACCGTGAAGCTCAACGCCGACAACGCCTTGCACGCGGCCACGCTGGCGAACGACGCATCGGACAAGGCCACGCAGGGCAGCGAGGTCGTGAGCCGCGTCATCTCGACCATGGACGAGATCTCGCAGAGTTCGGCCAAGATCGCGGACATCATCGCGATCATCGAGGGCATTGCCTTCCAGACCAACATCCTCGCGCTCAACGCCGCCGTGGAAGCCGCGCGTGCCGGCGAACAGGGCCGCGGTTTCGCGGTCGTGGCCGGCGAGGTGCGCAGCCTCGCGCAGCGCTCGTCCACGGCGGCCAAGGAAATCAAGGAGCTGATCGACCGCTCGGTGGATCGCGTGCACGCCGGCTCCGGCTACGTGCAGCAGGCTGGCGTGGCAATGAACGACGTCACGCAGGCCGTGCATAACGTCACGCAGATCATGCGCGAGATCTCCACCGCGTCCGCGGAGCAAAGCCGTGGCATCGGCCAGGTTGCCACGGCCGTCACGCAGATGGATGGCGTGACGCAGCAGAACGCCGCGCTGGTCGAGGAAGCCGCCGCCGCCGCGCGCTCGCTCGACGAACAGGCGCGCATGCTCAAGGACGTGCTTTCCACCTTCGTCGTCGACGAGGCCAGCCGCGCGAAGACGTCGCGCGCGCATCCGCAACTGGCCGCGCCGCGGCTGCACGCGCTCGCTCACTGA
- a CDS encoding ABC transporter ATP-binding protein has product MLQLERVSLSYGSFRALEDVSLHAGAGELVVLLGANGAGKSSIFLAMSGIHRPSGGSMRFDGRELSGMKPSRIVQAGLVHCPEGRKLFPAMTVEKNLTLGAYVHRRDRAGIRRSLEEVYALFPILHQKRDDAAGSLSGGQQQMVALGRALMSRPRALLLDEPSLGLAPLVVRQMFEVIQRINRAGTTVLLAEQNAYAALGIAHRAYVIESGRIVMEGDRDTLLKDEGIRKAYIGG; this is encoded by the coding sequence ATGCTGCAGCTTGAACGCGTATCGCTGTCTTACGGCAGCTTCCGCGCGCTGGAGGACGTCTCGCTCCACGCGGGCGCGGGCGAACTCGTGGTGCTGCTCGGTGCCAACGGCGCGGGCAAGAGCTCCATCTTCCTCGCGATGAGCGGCATTCACCGCCCCAGCGGCGGCAGCATGCGCTTCGACGGCCGCGAGCTGTCCGGCATGAAGCCCTCGCGGATCGTGCAGGCGGGCCTCGTGCATTGCCCAGAGGGACGCAAGCTGTTTCCGGCGATGACCGTCGAGAAGAACCTGACGCTCGGCGCTTATGTGCACCGGCGCGATCGGGCCGGCATCCGCCGGTCGCTCGAAGAGGTCTACGCGCTGTTCCCGATCCTGCATCAGAAACGCGACGATGCGGCGGGCTCGCTTTCGGGCGGCCAGCAGCAGATGGTCGCGCTGGGCCGCGCCTTGATGAGCCGGCCGCGCGCACTGCTGCTCGACGAACCGTCGCTCGGCCTCGCGCCGCTGGTCGTCAGGCAGATGTTCGAGGTCATCCAGCGCATCAACCGCGCGGGCACGACGGTACTGCTCGCGGAACAGAACGCATACGCGGCGCTCGGTATCGCGCACCGCGCCTACGTCATCGAGAGCGGCCGCATCGTGATGGAGGGCGACCGGGACACGCTGCTGAAGGACGAGGGGATTCGCAAGGCGTACATCGGCGGTTAG